Part of the Eikenella corrodens genome is shown below.
TCGCAAGGTGTTCAACCTTGCTGCGCTTTTTGCCTTGCATCTACCATTTTTTGCCACAAAAATCCGCTTCACAAGCTAAATCTCCGCAACCCCTGGCAATTTCAGACGGCCTCCCCGCCATATTGGACGTATGCGCCGAATATCCCCGCCCCCGCTATCGCGGCGCATACCGCGTTCTGCCGCTGCTGGACATGGTTACGCCGTCTGAAAACAATTTGGTGCAGGCGGCTTCGTTGCTGGAAGCATTGCGCCGGCAACACGGCAAGGTTCTGACCTGTTGCGCGCTTGGCTACGGGCGCAGCGCAGCCGTAATACTCACTTGGCTGCTGGTTTACGGCGGTTGCCGGGATTTGGCGCAAGCAACGGCGGAACTGAAACAGACCCGCCCGCAGATGGTGCTGCCGCCGGAAACGGCAAAGGCAGTAGAAGCGGCGGCAGGCTACCTGAAAAACTTCGGCGCAGATCAAAAGGAAAACCCATGAACACAATACCAACAACCGACAGCCTGATTACAGCCCGACTACTCGCCACCGCCCGCTATACTGCCATGTTCAATGCCTTGCTGCTGGCTTTGTCCGCACAACAGGGCGGCGTGTGGTCGGCAGTGCAGCTGATTTTGGCCGCAGCGCTGTTATACTGCCATATCCGCATCGAATTCGACCGCCGCGTGTTCCAAGATTTTGCCGACGGCCGCTACACGCCAGAAGCCTTCGACCAAACTTTACGGCAAATCGGCTTACGCCGTGTTACCGACAGCCGTGATATGCCACAGCGTGTATCAGGTGCAATCGCCTTGTGGCGCAAAAGCTTGTATCTAACCGCTGCACAATCAGCAATTTTCCTGATCCAACTTCTCTAATGCCATTGATGCCATGAAAAATTTCATTAAAAAACAACTTGCCTGGCTCACCGACCAAGCACTGTGCCTGTCGGTATCCTTCCTCACCGGCGTCCAACCCAAAAGCTCGCGCGAGTTGGCGTTCAACCCGCAGCAGAAAGTGTATTACGCCAATCACGGCAGCCACGGTGATTTTTTGTTGGTGTGGATTTCCCTGCCGCGCCGCTGGCGGCTTTCGACGCGCCCCGTTGCCGGTTCGGATTACTGGCTGACCAACAAACTCAAACGCTTCATCATCCAAAACGTCTTCAACGCGCTCTTGATTCCGCGCCACAGCGATAATCCGCAGTTGATTACCGAGCAGATGAACCACGCGCTCCAAGCGGGCGATTCGCTGATTATCTTCCCCGAAGGCACTCGCAATACGGACGAAAACGAAATTCTGCTTCCATTCAAATCAGGCATTTACCATCTAGCCAAAAGCAAACCGGATACCGAATTTGTGCCGATATGGATAGACAACATCAACCGCGTCCTGCCCAAAGGTAAAGTGCTGCCCGTGCCGCTGTTGTGCGAAGTCCACATTGGCGAACCGCTGACCCTGCACGAAGATGAAGACAAAGCAGCCTTCCTCGCCCGCAGCCGCGAAGCCCTGCTGGCTTTGAAGCCGTCTGAAAGCGAACGGAGTGAGCTTCGTCCAAATGAGGGCAACAAGGTGCATCCAAACGAACACGCTGAACTGCACCAAAACCAAGGAGAAGCATCATGAGCTTTGCCAACACATCCAGCCAAATCATTACCGAACAAACCGCCGCCCATCTCACCCCGCAGGTGAGCTATATCTTCACCGGCGTATTTGCCGTATTGATTTTCGCCAGCATCATCGGGCAATGGCTGAAACGCAAAAACGGCGCAGGCAATGCCACCATCGCCAACCTCAACGCCCGCATCTACGCGTGGTGGCTGATGACACTGGTGCTGCTGGCCGCATTTTGGTTTGGCAAAACCGGTACGGTGGTGTTGTTTTTCCTGATTTCGTTTGCCGCCCTGCGCGAATTCATGACCCTCGTTTATCGCCGCCGCAGCGATTATTACAGCATGGTAACCTGCTTCTACCTGTTGCTGCCGGTGCAATATTATTTTGTTTATGACGGCTGGTACGGCATGTTCAGCATTTTCATCCCCGTGTACGGCTTTCTGGTGTTGCCGATTATCGCCAGCCTGAGCGGCCAAACCGCCCATTTCCTCGAACGCGCCGCCAAAACGCAATGGATGGCGATGATCTGCATCTTCTGCCTCTCCCATGTGCCTGCCCTGATGTTTCTGAACTTAGACGGCTTCGACAGCAGCGGCAATATCCTGCTGCTGATTTTCCTGATTGGCGTAGTACAGGCTTCAGACGTGTTGCAATACGTTTGGGGCAAACTGGTGGGCGGCGCCAAAATCATGCCCTCGCTTTCTCCGTCTAAAACCATATCCGGCACGGTGGGCGGCATTTTGTCTGCCACCGCGCTTGCCGCATTGATGTCGCCGATTACCCCGTTTAGCCACGGCCAGGCTGCCGCCATCGGTTTCACTATTTGCCTGATGGGTTTCTTCGGCGGGCTGGTGATGTCTGCCATCAAGCGCGACTACGGCGTGAAAGACTGGGGCAACATGATCCGCGGCCACGGCGGCATGCTCGACCGCGTGGATTCCATCTGCTTTGCCGCACCGGTGTTTTTCCATATTGTTCGGTACTACTGGAACGGCTGAAACAAAGGCTACCTGAAACCCGTATGCCGGATTCGAAAATCCAACATCCGGGGTGGCAACCATATAGTAGATTAACAAAAATCAGGACAAGGCGGCGAGCCACGGACAGTACACACGTTACGGCAAGGCGAGCCAACGCCGTACTGGTTTTTGTTAATTCACTATAAATCAAACAAGATTGAGACCTCGAAGATTTTGCCGGATACCAGTATCCGAACTGCAAACCACAGGGCAGGTTCCCCAATCTGATTTCTCCGAAGAGCAGACTGCCTGCCGGAGGATGCCACCCCCAACCAAAAGGCTACCTGAAATTTCAGGTAGCCTTTTCCATTGGGGCTAGGGCAGCATTCATAACCAGCCAAATTGTTTTCGATACCGGGTAACACAGAAGTATGGCAAGGCAAAGCCAACGTTGAAGCAATAGTACGGCAAGGCGAGCCAACGCTGTACTGGTTTTTGTTAATTCACTATAAATTGCTTTGCCATATACCCGTCCGGTTTTTCAGGTAGCCTTTCTGCCTATTGATTTGCCCGAATCCAGGCCAACCAGCGGTCGAACAGGTCGGGTTGCAGGCCGGCGATGACGGAGCGTTTGAAAACGTGTTCGCCGCTCCAGAAGTCGTCGCCTTCCAGCGTGGCCAGGCGGCCGCCGGCTTCTTCGTAAATCAGGGCGCCGGCGGCGTAGTCCCACAGTTTTTGGCCGCCGTGCAGGTAGAGGTCGTAGCGGCCTGCGGCGAGGTAGCACCAGTCGAGCGTGCTGGAGCCCATGCTGCGCTGCGAGCCGAAGGGGTGGAGGGTTTGCATGCGGCTGGCGAGTTTGCCGGAACGCAGGTATTTCACTT
Proteins encoded:
- a CDS encoding lysophospholipid acyltransferase family protein → MKNFIKKQLAWLTDQALCLSVSFLTGVQPKSSRELAFNPQQKVYYANHGSHGDFLLVWISLPRRWRLSTRPVAGSDYWLTNKLKRFIIQNVFNALLIPRHSDNPQLITEQMNHALQAGDSLIIFPEGTRNTDENEILLPFKSGIYHLAKSKPDTEFVPIWIDNINRVLPKGKVLPVPLLCEVHIGEPLTLHEDEDKAAFLARSREALLALKPSESERSELRPNEGNKVHPNEHAELHQNQGEAS
- a CDS encoding phosphatidate cytidylyltransferase, encoding MSFANTSSQIITEQTAAHLTPQVSYIFTGVFAVLIFASIIGQWLKRKNGAGNATIANLNARIYAWWLMTLVLLAAFWFGKTGTVVLFFLISFAALREFMTLVYRRRSDYYSMVTCFYLLLPVQYYFVYDGWYGMFSIFIPVYGFLVLPIIASLSGQTAHFLERAAKTQWMAMICIFCLSHVPALMFLNLDGFDSSGNILLLIFLIGVVQASDVLQYVWGKLVGGAKIMPSLSPSKTISGTVGGILSATALAALMSPITPFSHGQAAAIGFTICLMGFFGGLVMSAIKRDYGVKDWGNMIRGHGGMLDRVDSICFAAPVFFHIVRYYWNG